From the Rhizomicrobium palustre genome, the window GCAAGCCGACCTCAACACCGACACCTATAAAGGCCAGTATGCGGGCGGCAGCATGATGGTGACGGAAAACTATACGCCGATGCGTCAGGTGGGCGCGGCCACCCGCGCCATGCTGATCAAAGCCGCGGCCAAGCAATGGAATGTGCCGGAAGGCGAATGCACCACGGCGCAGAGCACGATCACGCACAAGGCGAGCGGCAAGAAGGCGAGCTATGGTTCGCTGGCGGCAGCGGCTTCCGGCCTGGAAGTGCCAGAGCTGAAAAGTGTGGTGCTGAAGGATGCGAAGAATTTCACCCTGATCGGCAAGCCGACGGTGGGGATCGACTCCCCGCGTTTGGTGAAGGGCGCGCCCCTATACGGCATCGATGTCGAAGTGCCGGGAATGCTTTATGCTGTGTTCCAGAAATGCCCGGTTTTCGGGGGCAAAGTAAAATCGGCCAATCTTGACGAGATCAAGAAGCTGCCCGGCGTGGTAGATGCCTTCGTCGTGAAGGGCGGCAGCACGCAAGTGTTCGAAGCCGAAGGCGGCACCGCCTCCACAGGGCTTTTGCCGGGTGTGGCCATTGTCGGCAAGAGCTGGTGGCAGGCTAACAAGGCGCGCAAGAGCCTGAAGGTGGAATGGGACGAAGGCCCCTATGCCAACCAATCGAGCGAGGGGTTTGCCGCCACGGCGAAGAAGATGTTCGCCGCCGCGCCCACTTTGCCGTTGCGCAAGGATGGCGATGCGGATGCGGCGCTGAAGAGCGCGGCGAAAACCGTGTCGCTCAGCTTCGATTATCCCTTCCTCGCCCATGTCACGCTGGAACCGCAGAATTGCACCGCCCATGTCGCGGACGGCAAATGCGAGATCTGGGCGCCGACGCAATTGCCGGAAGCGGCCCGCGGGCTGGTGGCGACGACGCTCGGCATGGAGCTGAAGAACATCACCATTCATATGACGCGCTGTGGCGGTGGTTTCGGGCGCAGGCTGATGAATGATTATGTGGTGGAAGCCGCCTGGATTTCACGCGCTGTGGGCAAGCCGGTGAAGCTGCTGTGGACGCGTGAAGACGATATCCATCACGATTTCTATCGCCCCGGCGGCTGGCACAAAATCGAGGCCGGGATCGATGCCAGCGGAAAGCCGGTAGCTTGGAAGCATCATTTCGTCAGCTTCGGCAAGGCGAACAAATTCGCGAGCTGCGCGGGCATGCCGCCGGACAGCTATCCGGCTGGCCGCGTGCCCAACCTCACCTTCGGCGCCTCGCTGATCGAAACCGGTGTGCCGATGGGGCCGTTGCGGGCCCCGAGCGAAAACGCGCTGAACTGGGTGTTTCAATCGACCATCGATGAGCTGGCGCATGAAGCAGGCAAAGACCCGCTTGCCTATCAGCTTGAGCTTCTGGCCACGGCGGAAAAGCAGCCGGGACGGCTTTCGGCATCGCGTTCGCGCGGGGTGCTGGAAAAGGTGGCGCAGATGAGCGGCTGGGGCCGCGCGGTACCGCCGCGCACTGGCCTCGGCATCGCCTTCGCCTTCTGCCATCTGGGCTATGCCGCGCTGGTGGTGGAAGCCGCTGTCGCCAAAGACGGCGCCATCACCATCAACAAGGTGTGGGCCGCGGTGGATGTGGGCCGCCAGATCGTCAACCCGATGGGGGCGGAAAACCAGTGCCAAGGGGGCATCATTGACGGCCTCAGCCATGCGCTGAACGAAAAGATCACCTTCGCCAAGGGCCGCACGGTGGAGAGCAATTTCGACGGCCATCCGCCGCTGATGCTCGCCCAAGTGCCGCCGATCGAGGTGCAATTCGTGCTGACGGACAACCGCCCCACCGGGCTTGGCGAGCCGCCCATGCCGGTGATCATTCCGGCGTTGACCAATGCCATCTTCGCGGCGACGGGAAAGCGGGTAGCCTCGCTACCGATTGATCCCAAGCTTTTGGCGGTGTGAGACCGGCTAAAATCATCATGGCCGGGTCGAGCCCGGCCATGGCCGTGAATGTTTAGAGCCGCGTCGGTGTTGGCGATCCCGGCGTGGCGCGATTGCCCCAGCTCCAGGCTGGCAGGGTACCGCGCTGACGATCCCGCCCGCCTTCGACGGCGGAATACCACGCCACCGCCGCGCCGAGCAAAAGCCCCGCCGCGATCATGAAAGCCTGCAACACGGCGGCAACGCGGGCGCGATGCAGCTCCTGTTGCGAGGCGACAATCACCCGATCCACCCGCGACATGGCAAGATCGGCCGGCATGCCGGTGCGATTGGCCACCACATTGGCCAAATGATTGCGCTCATCAATGGTGACGCCGTTATGCCCATTGCTCTTCAAGAGAATGCGGGCGGCTTCCGAGCGCTGATAGGTGATGGCGGTATCGTTGGTGTTGCGAGCGCTGCGGAACAATTCATCGAGTTCCGAGGCGATGATGTTTTCACCTGAGGTAGAGGCCGCAGGGCCTTGGCCGCCGCCGCCCGGTGCCATCATGGGGGTGATCGCCGCCGCCCCTGCAAGGCCGAGCATCGCGGTGACGAGGATGGCGAGGCCCCAAGTGGCAAGCCCATGCACCCCATCACGAAATTCGCCCTCGCCGACGCTCGGCGAGCGAAAGGCCGAACGCATGCGGCCGGCGATATACCCACCCAAGCCGAAGGCCGAAAGCGCCACCAGGATGAGGAAGAGGCCGGACAGAATCCAAAGCCAGGCGGAGGAATCCCGCCATGTCGGCGCGGTGGATGCCACCGAAAGCCCGATCCCGGCCCCAAAAGCGAGCAAGGTGAAGGAAACGCCGGAGGCGGCAATCGCGCCCGCGATTACCGACGACCATTGCACATGCGGCACCGTGCCTTCAGGCAAGGGTGTCGAAGTTTGCGGAACGGCGCCCATCGTTAGCGCAGTCCGAAGAAGGACAGAATGGCGACGATGACGACAACAAGGCCAACCAGATAAATGATCCCGTTCATGTGAATTCTCCCGCTTGTCCCGGGAGGAACGGCTTCAGGGCTGGGTGGTTCCAGTGGCGACTTCAGGGAATGTGCTCAGTCACGCCCAATACGGCTTCAGCGTTTTCACGACGCGCGCGGATTTGATGGCAGCGCGCATTGAGGCGGCAAACTTGACGCCTTCATGCCCGGTGACAATGCCGATGGCATAGGATTTTTGGGCATTACGCTTTCCGACAATTTCGCCCGCAAGTTTTTTATGGGTGGAGAAATCATTGAGACGGCCGAGCGTGTCCTGCAGCTTTTCCAGCGCCGCCGCCATCTTCTTTTTTCCGGTAAAGAGCGCGGCGAAGAACTCCCCCGCGTAGCGCTGTTTCTTGATGGCGATGCGCAGCTTATGGCGCTGGAGGGTATCCAAGGTTTTCAGAGCTTTTGCATTTTTTACAATCTTCTTGTGACGCGCCGTCAGGACTTCGCGCGCGAAAGAAAGAACCGGCCGGTCACGCCGTGCGGCCTGCAAGAGATCGCCATCGCGGCGCCACGCCCCGCCTTCCAGCCAAAGCGCGCTGTCCAGTATGAGGCGGCGATAACGCTCACTCGCCAGCGCCGCCTTAGCGCGAGAAAAACCGCTATCGCGGCGCTGTTCCATATCCTTTTTAAGCAGAGTCATCTCGCGCGCGCTTTCTTCCAGCGGGGTGACGCTTTCGCGGACAAAGACGTCGAGATCGCGCGCCGGGCCAAGCTCACCGGTGAGCCATTTCAATTCCGCCTTCACTGCCTGGCTCTGCGGATCGGCGAGCATTTCCTTGAAGAGCGAAAAAGCGGCGCGCAACCGGCGCAGCCCCACGCGCATCTGATGCACCCCCTCGGATTGGCCAAGACGCACCGCATCCTCATTGGCAGTGATGTGGCGCAGCGTCTCCTTGCCGAGAACGCGAAAAGCGGCGGCGCAGCTCATCTCTTCATCAAGGGCGATGTCGTTGGCGCCCACCGGTCCGGGCTTTTCACCCGCGGCAAGCGCATATCCGCGCGAAGATTTCGCGCGCATCTCGAAAGCGGCAGGAACTGCATCGGCCAACCGCTTTGCTGCCGCGATCAGCTTCTCAACGCTGCCGCTTTTTAGTTCCAGCTCGATCTCGCAAATGGGCGCGCGCCGCCGACCGGCTTTCAGCGTGCCGTGATCGAGGGCGAGTTCTATCTCGCTGCCATCGAGGTTCAGAAGGAAGATGCTGCGCGTGACCACCGTCTCAAACACCGCTTTGAGCTTGGCGTCTTTAAGTTTCTTCAGCGGTGGCAGCGCGGTGATATCGGGCCTGTCGCTAGCGATCTCGCATTCCCATTCCCGGCGGGTGAAGACACCCTCGCCTTCCGCTTTCACGGTTTGGAGGCGCTTCTTACCGCTATGGCGCACGCGCAAAGTGAGCCCCTTACCCTGCAGGGTCAGCTTCGGCGTATCGAAATAGACCGAACGCAGCGTTTTACGCTTTGGCCGCGTGTTTTTCAGCCAATCCAGCCTCGTGACGGCTTTCAGCGCCTCGGGCGGAACGGCAAGCTTGATTTCGATCTCATCAGCCATGATGGATCATGTTACGCCGGGTACGCGCACAAAGCACGCTTTAGGGCATTCGGTGCCCACGCGCGGCTTCGATGATATCGTACCACTCGCGGCTCGAAAGCTGCACCGTCAGCCCCGCCAACATCTCGGTCAGGCGCTGGGGCTTTTGGGTGCCGATGATCGGGGTGATGCAAGCCGGATGCTTCAAGAGGAACGCCATGGCGATGGCCGAAGGCGCCACCCCATGATGCGCCGCAATGCGCACGAGCACCTGGCGCACCGCCTGCAACTCGACCGGGCCATCGGCACCGAGGCGTCCACCAGCCAACGGCGACCAAGCCGCAATCGCGATATTCTCGCGCATCGCCTGATCCAGCGTGCCGTCAAAGATAGGCTCAATATGCCCTGGCGAAAGCTGGAGCTGATGCGCCACCAGCGGCGCCTTCAAATAGCGTTTCAAGGCATCGACCTGGCCAACGGTGAAGTTGGACGCGCCGACCGCCGCGATTTTGCCTGCCGCAACAAAGCCATCGAGGGTGGCGGCGAGTTCCGCCGGATGGGTGAGGATATCGGGGCGGTGGATGTAGAAAAGATCGATCCGCGCCACGCCGAGACGCGACAAACTGCCGTCGACACATTCCTGCAGATAGGCCTGCGACGAGCAATAGGGCGACTTCACATCAATGCCGCCCTTGGTGGCGATGAAGGCGCCATCGAACAGCTTGGGCGCCTGTTTGCGCAAGGTTCCGAGCAGGCGCTCCGCCCCACCATAGCCGCTGACCCCGCCATAAACGTCTGCCGTGTCGAGATGGTCGATGCCAGCTTCGCGCGCGGCGGAAACCATGGCGAGCGCCTCTTCGACCTGGCCTTCGTGGTAGCGCCAAAACCCGTAGGCGAGCCGTTTCTTGCCGCGTTCCGTCAAGGCGATCATCGCGTATCCTCTCGTCGCTGTAAGCGTTGTCTGGCGGGGCTCGTATAGCTAAACTTCGTCCATAGAACAAACCTTGGGAAGGGGCGCGCCATGCGGCTTTCGGCCATTCTGATTGCTGCGGGCTTGACGGCTTTTTCTGCCCTGCCCGCGATCGGCGGAGCCAAGGACCTCGCCCTCGACATCAAGGGCAAGCGCGCGGCGATTATATCCTATCTCGCCGACCTTCCCAGCCAGAGGAAGACGCTCTCGGGCACCCAGGTGAATGAGTACGAAGTGTATATCGACTGCACCTCGGCCGACCGGCTGAAGGAGATTTCGGGCAGGCGCCCGGCGGTGCTTGGCCTGGAAATGATGAATGCCATCGCCTACCCGCCTTATTCGAACTATCTCATTGATCGTGCCTTAACCCAAACCCAGGCAGGCGGGTTGGTCACCATATCCTGGCATGCACGTAACCCGGTGGAAGTGTGCCAGCGCGGCGAATATTTCGAATGCTCGCAAAAAGCGATGAGCGCAGAGACGCTGCGTGCGGTGCTTACGCCGGGCACGCGCGAGTACCAGCTTTGGGCCGATGACGTGCACGCCATGGCCAAAACCCTGCATGCCTTGCGCGACAAGGGCGTGGTGGTCCTCTTCCGCCCCTATCACGAGATGAATGGCGGCTGGTTCTGGTGGGGAAAGCAAGACGCCATGGGGGAACTTTGGGATGCGCTTTATGAAGAGCTGACGGTGAAGGAAAAGCTCGACAATCTGATCTGGGTCTTTTCCATCGATCGCGAGGCGCCGGATGCCGCCAAATACTTCCCCAAGAAGCATAAGCCGGACATTGTCGGCACCGATATGTATGAGCCGGATGCGGCGAGCTGGAAATTCCCTGCTGCCAAAACCAATCTCGCCAAGCTCGCACCCAATACGCCTTTCGTGATCAGCGAAACCGGGCTCGCCCCGACGCAAAAGGTGCTGGACGATTTGAACCCATCCTATGTGCTGCTCTGGGGCGACATGCTGAATATCGGCTGGAGCAAGGATGGCAATTGCCAGTTCTGCAACAAGCCCGAAGCGGTCGCCGCCTTCATGAAGTTGCCGCGCGTTCTTTCCTTGGGCGAGTTACCGCCCGCTTTCCGTGCCGCGGTCTCGGCCCATGTCACCAATCCCGCACCGCTGCATAAACCGAACCCGATCTGCCCCTCCAAACTGCACTGAGCCAAAAAGCACAGAGACAAGCACCATGTTTTCATCGGACGAAAGTTTCGCCACGCGCCTGGCCCAGCTCACCGCGCAACATGACGCGCTGTTGATGCGGCCAAACCGCCCCCTTCTCAACCATAACGGAATTTTCCGCCGCTGGGAGAATCCGGTGGTGACCGCGGAGCATGCGCCGCTGTTCTGGCGCTATGACATCGACCCTCACACCAACCCCTTCCTGATGGAGCGGCTTGGCATCAATGCCACCTTCAATGCCGGTGCGATCTTCAAGGACGGCAAATACCTCGTGGTGGTGCGGGTGGAAGGCTGGGACCGCAAATCCTTTTTCGCGGTGGCCGAAAGCCCCACCGGTGTCGATCAGTTCCGCTTCTGGGATTATCCCATCGACCTTCCCGAGACCGATGAGCCGGACACCAATGTCTATGACATGCGCTTGACCGAGCATGAAGACGGCTGGATTTATGGGCTTTTCTGCACCGAGCGCAAAGACCATAGCCAGCCCAACGACGCCTCGGCAGCCACCGCGCAATGCGGCATCGCACGGACCAAGGATTTGATCGATTGGGAGCGTCTGCCCGATCTCGTCACCCATTCCGGCCAGCAGAGGAATGTGGTGCTGCATCCCGAATTCGTGGACGGTCAATACGCGCTTTATACCCGCCCGCAGGATGGCTTTATCTCGGTCGGCTCGGGCGGTGGCATCGGCTGGGGTCTCTGCAAAGACATGACCAAGGCCGAGATCGAAAGCGAAACCGTGATCGATAAGAAAGTCTATCACACCATCAAAGAGGTGAAGAACGGCCAGGGCCCTGCCCCGATCAAGACGGAAAAGGGCTGGCTCAATCTTGCCCATGGCGTGCGCAACACCGCGGCGGGCCTGCGCTATGTGCTCTACATGTTCATGACCGATCTGAATGAGCCGTGGAAGCTGACCCACGCCCCCAGCGGCTATTTCATCGCGCCGGAAGGCGATGAGCGCGTCGGGGATGTTTCGAACGTCGCTTTCGCCAATGGCTGGATCGTGAATGATGCGGGTGAGGTCTTCATCTATTACGCCTCTTCCGACACGCGCCTGCATGTCGCGACATCGACGGTGGAGCGGCTGGTGGATTACGTCACCAACACGCCATCCGATCCTTTGACCTCGGCAGCTTGCGTGCAGCAGAGGAGCGCGCTGATCGCGAAAAACCTGGAGCGGCTGGGATAAACGCTGCGCCGACCCAACTTGCGTGATGTAATAAAAAGGCGGCCGGGGAAGCCGGCCGCCAAGTTGTCTTTCGAGAGGGTAGAAGAACCGGCTTGCGGGCTTAGAAGCTGGCCCGCACGCCGAAGAAGTAACGCGTGCCCGAATTGTCGTAGGTGAACGGCTGGTTCGGGAACTGCATGTAGGTGTGATAGGCCTCTTCGGTCAGGTTCTGCGCCGAAACGTAGATCTGATAATGATCGAAGAAGTCGTAGGACACTTGCGCATCGAGCTGGCCATAGGGCGCGGAGTAGATGCCATAGGTCTTCGAATTGCCGGTAGCAGAGACGACCGGCGAGAAGGTCGAGCCGCCGATACCGCCGTTGACCGCCTTGGAGCGCCAGGAATACGACATGCGCGCATCAAGACCGAACTTGGAATAGAAGACCGTGGCGGTAGCCGAATGGTCCGACACGTCCGGGATCGGCAGGTGCTTCGCGAAGTCGGTGTACATCGCCGACGACGACTGGGTGTAGGTGTAGTTCGCCGCCAGGCCGAGACCGATATCCGTCACATACTGGCCAGCCAATTCCAGGCCGTAAATCGAACCATGGCCGGCATTCACCGCCATCGAGACCGGGCCAGCCGAGCCGCCGAAGTCATCCACCACCGTGGTGTTCACGGGCTGGTTCACTTCGAAGCTCTCAATCTGCTTGTAGAAGATGCCGGCCGAAATCATGGCTTCGGGGGCGAAGTAGTCTTCCCAAGACAGGTTGAACTGGTTGGCGCGATAGGGATCGAGCTGCGGATTGCCCGAAGAGCCGTTCGCGAAGCGATAGCCGTCCTTCGTACCATAAGACGGGCTCGTCTTGTTGGTGTTCACGCGGCCACCGGTTTCACGCGTGAAGTTGTAGGACTGCCCCAGGCCGAGGTTGAACAGATCGGCTGGGGATACAACGCGCGCCGCGCTCAAGCGGATGATCTGCTCGTCCGTGGGATAGAGGGTGAGGTTGAAGGACGGCAGGATATCGACCGAGTGTTTGACCTGGGTGAACGGTATGTTGTTGGAGTTCACGCCGTTCCAAGTGGCCGTGCCGGCAGAGTAGACCGTCGCCGCCGAGGTGGCGCCGGTGACCGACTGGCTCGTCAGCACCACGCGGACGCCGCCATTGATGTGGAAGCCCTTATCCTTCGTGCCGATGTCGCCCATGACATAGAAGGATTGGGTGGATTCGTGCACCTTGAAGGAGCTCAAGGTATCCGTATAGAGCGCTTCCGAATTGTTCGGCACTTTGGTCTTGGCCGGAACTGCGCAAGCGGCAGGCGCCGGCGTAGCGGTGCAAGCCGTGACCGTGGTGCCATTCACGATCGCAGCCGGCGTGTTGGTCGGCACATTCGCCGCCTGATTCCAGATCGTGTTGAGGAAGGTCTCGGGGCTGCCCATGCCGCCCGTGGTCGGGTTCTTCACGATCATATTGCCGAAGGCAAAGCTGTTGACCGTGAGCGCCAGGCTCGGGTTGGAGACGGCGGTGTCGTACGGGATCGCCGCATAGCCGGGGTCTTGATAATAGAGGCCCGGACCATTGCCAGCAGCGTAGCAGCAGTTGTTGATGTAGTTGCCGTTGACGTCGCGGCCGTCGATCAGATAGCGGCCGAAATTCTGCCAGACATTGCGCTGCGCGACGCGGAAGCCCGCCGTCAGGAAGCCATCAACCGATTTGAGGAAGCCGGGCTTATAAACGGCTTCGGCGCGGATCGCGTCTTGTTCCTGCTTGCTCTGGTTGGCCCAGGCCCAAGCGGATTTGAACAGGACATAAGCCGGGTTGGAGAGCGCATCGGCATATTTTCCGACATAGGTCGCGCTCGGCAGGCCTGAATCGCCACCGTTATTCCAATCCAGCAGGATCGGCGGGTTGCCGTTGGTGCAAGCCGGCGAGAAGTTGTTACAGCCCGGCGCCGTGGGAGCCGCAGAGGTGGTGCCGCCCTGGGCGGTGTAGAAGCCATGCTCAATATCCTGCTGCGCAGCGCGCAACTTGGCATGCGCCACAGCATAAGAGACATCGAGCGAGAACGTCAGCGGGCCGCCATCATCAAAGCTCGTATGCCATTGCAGGTTATGCGCGTCGGAATTCTGGCGCTGCAACAGGGTCGCCGTCTCGGCACCTTGCAGATAGAACTGCGCGGTATCGATCACGCCATTGCCGTCGATACTATAGGGCTTGTCGGCGTTGATGCCGGGCATGCCGCTGCCGGGCGTGTTGGAGCTTGCACCCGAACCGTTGAAGCCGACCTTGTTGGAGAAGTTGGTCTGCTTATCGGAGATGTGCGAATAGAAATAGTTCAGCGTGGTCTGAACTGAGCTGGTGACGTTCCAGGCTGCGCCAAGCGTTCCACCGATCGTGCGGTTCTGGCTGTAGATATCACTGAAATAGCCGTATTGCGGGCTGATATAAGACTGCGAGATGTTGGTCTCGCCATTCGTGTCATTCAGCGGGCCCGTTCCGCTGTAGCCCTTCACCGCGGTGGTGGAGATGTTCCAGGGCGCGCGGTTATAAGCTTCATATTCACGCGTGCGTGTGTCGGTGTTGTCGTAAGAGACGCTGCCGGTGATCGCGAAGGTGTTGTTGGGCTTGTACGAGGCCACAAGAGTCGCGTTCGGCGACAGGCGCGCAAGCGAGGAATAGCTCGTCGAGGTGCCACGCAGCGCGGCGGTGACGGAAAACTCATCCTTGGCCGCGAAGGGATCGCGGGTTTTCAAGTTGATGATGCCGCCCATGCCGCCTTCGGTAAGAGCTGCGGTCGGCGTCTTATAGACATCGATACCGCCGATTTCTTCGCTCGGGATACCTTCCATCGACGCGTATTGAGCATTGGCGCCGGCGCCGCCGTTGGCTGCCTCACCGGAGACATAGAATTCCTTGCCGGTGAGGAAAATGTCGCCGTTCAAGGTGGTGAGGTTCTGGCGCAGGCCGTTGATGAGAACGCGCGTGCCCTTGCCCTGGTCGCGGGCGATCTGGATGCCCGGCAGGCGCTGCAAGGATTCCGTCACGTTCTGATCGGGCATCTTACCGATATCTTCGGCGGCGACCGATTCCATCACGAGGCTGGAATTTTGTTTCGCGTTCAACGCACTGGCGAGAGCGGCGCGATAACCCGTGACGGTTACGGTTTCGACCGGCTCATTGGACTGGGCAACTGCCGCGCCCGTCATCCCGACGAGCAGGGCAATGGCTGCCGTCTGGGTACTAAAACGCAATCTGGATTTCATTGGACGTCCCCTTCTGCAGAATCTGTGTTCTTTTTGGACGGCGCCGGTTTTCCCGTGTCACCGCAGATGGGATACGTTAGCCCGTCGTGTAAGCGCTTTCTATTGGGCCATCACAGTTCTGCCCAAAAAACGCCCCTGGTGTGCCCAGAAAAGCACTCACGGGTTGATTGTGAGCGTTACCTTACTGCATTTTCAACCGGTTGAATGCGCGATTTAGAGAAGGTCTAATGTTAACGATATTCAGGTAAGCGCTTTCAATTCAGACCGCCGACATAGGCACGGGCGCGGGCATTCCGGTTGTACGTTTTTACAAACGGCCTCAATAATTTACACGGATTTGGGTAGGCATTAAGCGACGCTACCACAGCGTGTGCACAGAGCCCAGCGAGTGAGGCGCTTGCAGTGCTTCTAAAATACAAAAGGGAGGGCCCGCGTCATCACGACACAAGCCCTCCCCCTTTACGAGCAGTTCAGTCCAACGCGAGCGCGGGACGAATGGTGTGCGAAGACAGACTCACCTGATCCTCAGCGGTCATGGTGAGCTTGAGGTTCGGCGCCACGATGATCACCTCGCCCGGCGCAAGCGTGACGTCGCTGCCCTGGCTCTCGCCCGGCGCGGTGAGCGTGACGCGGCAATGCCCGCCCAGACAGAACAGGCTGCGGGCGCGATCACCATCAGCGGGAAGCGAAAGCGAAGCCGACGGCGCGATCTCAAAACGCTCCGCGAGGAATTCGCCGGTGTCTGCGAGCACGATTTCTTTGGTGCCGGAGCCCGTCTTGGTGGGCAGCGGCGCCGGGGCGTCGGAAAGGCTCTTCCAGCAATTGGAGGGCAAGGGACGCGGCAGCTCGGAGAGCCAGCGCGCCACGGTTTCGGGCTTTTCCATCGGCACATCGCCGCGCGCCGCCTCGTTCTGATCATGCAGGCGGTCCACCATGTCGGTGGAAACGGTGGCAAATTCCTCGATCACGCAGCCCAGCACCGAATGCAC encodes:
- a CDS encoding xanthine dehydrogenase family protein molybdopterin-binding subunit produces the protein MLPSQLQDVIESTKTGASRRFFLKAGAATGGVLMLGLYGCAQGEARKNGELNAFVKITPDNSITIMAKNPEIGQGAKTLLAMLIAEELDADWSHVKIEQADLNTDTYKGQYAGGSMMVTENYTPMRQVGAATRAMLIKAAAKQWNVPEGECTTAQSTITHKASGKKASYGSLAAAASGLEVPELKSVVLKDAKNFTLIGKPTVGIDSPRLVKGAPLYGIDVEVPGMLYAVFQKCPVFGGKVKSANLDEIKKLPGVVDAFVVKGGSTQVFEAEGGTASTGLLPGVAIVGKSWWQANKARKSLKVEWDEGPYANQSSEGFAATAKKMFAAAPTLPLRKDGDADAALKSAAKTVSLSFDYPFLAHVTLEPQNCTAHVADGKCEIWAPTQLPEAARGLVATTLGMELKNITIHMTRCGGGFGRRLMNDYVVEAAWISRAVGKPVKLLWTREDDIHHDFYRPGGWHKIEAGIDASGKPVAWKHHFVSFGKANKFASCAGMPPDSYPAGRVPNLTFGASLIETGVPMGPLRAPSENALNWVFQSTIDELAHEAGKDPLAYQLELLATAEKQPGRLSASRSRGVLEKVAQMSGWGRAVPPRTGLGIAFAFCHLGYAALVVEAAVAKDGAITINKVWAAVDVGRQIVNPMGAENQCQGGIIDGLSHALNEKITFAKGRTVESNFDGHPPLMLAQVPPIEVQFVLTDNRPTGLGEPPMPVIIPALTNAIFAATGKRVASLPIDPKLLAV
- a CDS encoding CYTH and CHAD domain-containing protein, yielding MADEIEIKLAVPPEALKAVTRLDWLKNTRPKRKTLRSVYFDTPKLTLQGKGLTLRVRHSGKKRLQTVKAEGEGVFTRREWECEIASDRPDITALPPLKKLKDAKLKAVFETVVTRSIFLLNLDGSEIELALDHGTLKAGRRRAPICEIELELKSGSVEKLIAAAKRLADAVPAAFEMRAKSSRGYALAAGEKPGPVGANDIALDEEMSCAAAFRVLGKETLRHITANEDAVRLGQSEGVHQMRVGLRRLRAAFSLFKEMLADPQSQAVKAELKWLTGELGPARDLDVFVRESVTPLEESAREMTLLKKDMEQRRDSGFSRAKAALASERYRRLILDSALWLEGGAWRRDGDLLQAARRDRPVLSFAREVLTARHKKIVKNAKALKTLDTLQRHKLRIAIKKQRYAGEFFAALFTGKKKMAAALEKLQDTLGRLNDFSTHKKLAGEIVGKRNAQKSYAIGIVTGHEGVKFAASMRAAIKSARVVKTLKPYWA
- a CDS encoding aldo/keto reductase, with translation MIALTERGKKRLAYGFWRYHEGQVEEALAMVSAAREAGIDHLDTADVYGGVSGYGGAERLLGTLRKQAPKLFDGAFIATKGGIDVKSPYCSSQAYLQECVDGSLSRLGVARIDLFYIHRPDILTHPAELAATLDGFVAAGKIAAVGASNFTVGQVDALKRYLKAPLVAHQLQLSPGHIEPIFDGTLDQAMRENIAIAAWSPLAGGRLGADGPVELQAVRQVLVRIAAHHGVAPSAIAMAFLLKHPACITPIIGTQKPQRLTEMLAGLTVQLSSREWYDIIEAARGHRMP
- a CDS encoding glycosyl hydrolase encodes the protein MRLSAILIAAGLTAFSALPAIGGAKDLALDIKGKRAAIISYLADLPSQRKTLSGTQVNEYEVYIDCTSADRLKEISGRRPAVLGLEMMNAIAYPPYSNYLIDRALTQTQAGGLVTISWHARNPVEVCQRGEYFECSQKAMSAETLRAVLTPGTREYQLWADDVHAMAKTLHALRDKGVVVLFRPYHEMNGGWFWWGKQDAMGELWDALYEELTVKEKLDNLIWVFSIDREAPDAAKYFPKKHKPDIVGTDMYEPDAASWKFPAAKTNLAKLAPNTPFVISETGLAPTQKVLDDLNPSYVLLWGDMLNIGWSKDGNCQFCNKPEAVAAFMKLPRVLSLGELPPAFRAAVSAHVTNPAPLHKPNPICPSKLH
- a CDS encoding glycoside hydrolase family 130 protein, whose product is MFSSDESFATRLAQLTAQHDALLMRPNRPLLNHNGIFRRWENPVVTAEHAPLFWRYDIDPHTNPFLMERLGINATFNAGAIFKDGKYLVVVRVEGWDRKSFFAVAESPTGVDQFRFWDYPIDLPETDEPDTNVYDMRLTEHEDGWIYGLFCTERKDHSQPNDASAATAQCGIARTKDLIDWERLPDLVTHSGQQRNVVLHPEFVDGQYALYTRPQDGFISVGSGGGIGWGLCKDMTKAEIESETVIDKKVYHTIKEVKNGQGPAPIKTEKGWLNLAHGVRNTAAGLRYVLYMFMTDLNEPWKLTHAPSGYFIAPEGDERVGDVSNVAFANGWIVNDAGEVFIYYASSDTRLHVATSTVERLVDYVTNTPSDPLTSAACVQQRSALIAKNLERLG
- a CDS encoding TonB-dependent receptor; the encoded protein is MKSRLRFSTQTAAIALLVGMTGAAVAQSNEPVETVTVTGYRAALASALNAKQNSSLVMESVAAEDIGKMPDQNVTESLQRLPGIQIARDQGKGTRVLINGLRQNLTTLNGDIFLTGKEFYVSGEAANGGAGANAQYASMEGIPSEEIGGIDVYKTPTAALTEGGMGGIINLKTRDPFAAKDEFSVTAALRGTSTSYSSLARLSPNATLVASYKPNNTFAITGSVSYDNTDTRTREYEAYNRAPWNISTTAVKGYSGTGPLNDTNGETNISQSYISPQYGYFSDIYSQNRTIGGTLGAAWNVTSSVQTTLNYFYSHISDKQTNFSNKVGFNGSGASSNTPGSGMPGINADKPYSIDGNGVIDTAQFYLQGAETATLLQRQNSDAHNLQWHTSFDDGGPLTFSLDVSYAVAHAKLRAAQQDIEHGFYTAQGGTTSAAPTAPGCNNFSPACTNGNPPILLDWNNGGDSGLPSATYVGKYADALSNPAYVLFKSAWAWANQSKQEQDAIRAEAVYKPGFLKSVDGFLTAGFRVAQRNVWQNFGRYLIDGRDVNGNYINNCCYAAGNGPGLYYQDPGYAAIPYDTAVSNPSLALTVNSFAFGNMIVKNPTTGGMGSPETFLNTIWNQAANVPTNTPAAIVNGTTVTACTATPAPAACAVPAKTKVPNNSEALYTDTLSSFKVHESTQSFYVMGDIGTKDKGFHINGGVRVVLTSQSVTGATSAATVYSAGTATWNGVNSNNIPFTQVKHSVDILPSFNLTLYPTDEQIIRLSAARVVSPADLFNLGLGQSYNFTRETGGRVNTNKTSPSYGTKDGYRFANGSSGNPQLDPYRANQFNLSWEDYFAPEAMISAGIFYKQIESFEVNQPVNTTVVDDFGGSAGPVSMAVNAGHGSIYGLELAGQYVTDIGLGLAANYTYTQSSSAMYTDFAKHLPIPDVSDHSATATVFYSKFGLDARMSYSWRSKAVNGGIGGSTFSPVVSATGNSKTYGIYSAPYGQLDAQVSYDFFDHYQIYVSAQNLTEEAYHTYMQFPNQPFTYDNSGTRYFFGVRASF